In a genomic window of Acipenser ruthenus chromosome 41, fAciRut3.2 maternal haplotype, whole genome shotgun sequence:
- the LOC131709104 gene encoding von Willebrand factor A domain-containing protein 7-like isoform X1 yields MGLSLAVHTLFLCSLMIHGSWAFFPNFWSKIMSLAWNSHTHQSITEEALLLITRDLFQETPNLQGRTLDPQLFQGSFTASELFKAYYGSQETVSTKQYQQAVSEIVQANAAMDFLSSTRSDPQLHFDSERLKEASAMLQSIRHLAVQSLQAGDESGARHRLGSLLHSLQDFYSHSNWVEMGYRKIHSTLLGNAEEIGPVAPENMQTCRDCDHWTCNDNILEKINKKKLLTSGYYNNDPPKPPGKCSHGGLFDQSRYQSARGGINKDSTSLLFSPHHYLHDEAAHLATMATISVLQDLRDTVGTQAFLRLLNVGAETVLSFVIDTTGSMFDEISAARERAYSIILERRGTIHQPSQYVLVPFHDPDVGPLYRTTDPDQFIDLLGSLSALGGGDEPEMCLTALQLALVNTPPLSEIFVFTDASPKDKHLQNAVEALILHKRSKVTFLLTEDPSRTGGVKTGTGRKRRESLSPDRFSIYTNLSAISGGLTVFSTDKEIQDVSVLIQDNTVSAGVTLLHIEKDSPSLASSYIFYVDPAVKNIIIHISGELMDFTIYDPSGESQYLFNKRGDLAVIECFVGFCRVSLLSPTPGEWRIKIVNRGTIRVNVLGQSTIDFLYHFAVPANGSHPGLSRLEGRPASGVPTFLVLAVTGLSTDSAVTFSHVTLLGANGESLERVTLNATDTGGEFIGEVATLPSQPFSVKMTGNDNEGNIIERASAELNHVAQVLIQVPTAPTLYPGKSAHLWVNISNSGATREFVVMVTDDRKFVKSWTPDRLSVARNRTSQVQIDLTTPVGAELGSVVSVCVTVEAADRSDLNFAVLHLSVADPNPDLLPPSCIQSVVRDSCPSLSQKSCSQASWSTNLLFSDQGHSGIAGMQLQQGQGLLNLTGDPGKQGVQLRKGQGRLNLTGLDMGAEVVGTYTSNCCSLKAELFLWDTAGNQGLCSILVHQQRASGYIHTASRIQTLFTMLLFHIGGLLLQLVT; encoded by the exons ATGGGTCTCTCTCTGGCTGTGCACACACTCTTTCTGTGCTCCCTAATGATCCACGGCTCCTGGGCTTTCTTTCCTAACTTCTGGTCCAAGATTATGTCTCTAGCCTGGAATTCACACACCCATCAGAGCATCACAGAGGAAGCCCTTCTCCTGATCACCAGGGATCTCTTTCAAGAAACCCCCAATCTCCAAGGACGTACTCTTGATCCACAGCTATTCCAG GGCAGCTTCACAGCCAGTGAGCTCTTCAAAGCTTACTATGGCAGTCAAGAGACAGTGTCTACAAAACAGTACCAGCAGGCCGTGAGTGAGATTGTCCAGGCCAACGCAGCCATGGACTTCCTGAGCTCCACACGCAGCGACCCGCAGCTGCACTTCGACTCGGAGAGGCTGAAAGAGGCCAGTGCCATGCTGCAGAGCATCCGGCACCTGGCAGTGCAGTCACTCCAGGCTGGGGATGAGAGCGGGGCCCGTCATAGACTGGGCTCCCTGCTGCACTCTCTACAG GATTTTTACAGCCACAGTAACTGGGTGGAAATGGGGTACAGAAAGATCCACTCCACTCTTCTGGGAAACGCAGAGGAAATTGGTCCAGTCGCGCCAG AGAACATGCAGACCTGCAGAGACTGTGATCACTGGACCTGCAACGACAACATTCTGGAGAAAATCAACAAGAAGAAACTACTGACCTCTGGTTACTATAACAACGACCCCCCAAAACCACCAG GTAAATGCAGTCACGGGGGGCTGTTTGACCAGAGCCGATATCAAAGTGCAAGGGGCGGGATCAACAAGGACAGCACCTCCCTCTTGTTCTCGCCGCATCACTATCTCCATGACGAAGCTGCCCACCTCGCTACCATGGCGACTATCAGTGTGCTGCAAGATCTGCGGGACACTGTGGGAACCCAGGCCTTCTTAAG GCTGTTGAACGTGGGTGCGGAGACAGTGCTCAGCTTTGTGATCGACACCACCGGCAGTATGTTTGATGAGATCAGTGCGGCGCGAGAGAGAGCTTACTCAATCATCCTGGAAAGACGAGGAACGATCCATCAGCCTTCCCAGTATGTGCTGGTCCCTTTCCATGACCCAG ATGTGGGGCCGCTGTACAGAACCACAGACCCAGACCAGTTCATAGACCTCCTGGGGAGCTTGAGTGCGCTAGGAGGAGGAGACGAGCCCGAGATGTGCCTTACAGCACTACAG CTTGCGTTAGTGAACACCCCACCTCTCTCTGAAATCTTTGTCTTCACTGATGCCTCTCCCAAAGACAAACATCTCCAAAATGCAGTGGAAGCTCTCATACTGCACAAAAGATCCAAG GTGACCTTCCTGCTCACTGAGGACCCCAGCAGGACTGGAGGAGTGAAAACAGGCACGGGGAGGAAAAGGAGGGAGTCTCTCTCTCCTGATCGGTTCTCAATCTACACCAATTTGTCTGCCATCTCAGGAGGCCTGACTGTCTTCAGTACGGATAAGGAGATACAAGACGTCTCCGTCCTCATTCAGGACAATACTGTCTCCGCTGGG gtaaCTCTGCTTCATATTGAGAAAGATTCCCCCAGTCTCGCATCTTCCTATATCTTCTATGTTGATCCTGCAGTGAAGAACATCATCATTCATATTTCAGGGGAGTTGATGGATTTCACGATCTACGACCCTTCAG GTGAATCCCAGTACCTGTTCAACAAGCGTGGGGATTTAGCAGTGATTGAGTGCTTTGTGGGGTTTTGTAGAGTCAGCCTTCTGTCACCAACCCCCGGCGAGTGGAGGATAAAGATCGTGAATCGGGGCACTATCAGGGTGAATGTCTTAG GCCAAAGCACCATTGACTTCCTGTACCACTTTGCAGTACCAGCCAATGGCAGCCACCCTGGGCTCTCCAGATTGGAAGGCCGACCAGCATCAG GTGTCCCAACCTTTTTGGTGTTGGCAGTCACTGGCTTGTCTACTGACAGCGCTGTGACATTTAGTCATGTGACTCTGCTGGGAGCCAATGGGGAGAGCCTTGAGAGAGTGACGCTCAATGCCACAGACACTGGAGGAGAGTTCATTGGTGAGGTCGCAACATTACCCAGCCAACCCTTCTCTGTGAAAATGACAGGAAATGACAACGAGGGTAACATCATAGAGCGGGCATCTGCAGAACTGAACCATGTGGCACAAGTACTGATCCAA GTCCCCACAGCTCCTACCCTGTATCCTGGGAAAAGTGCCCACCTCTGGGTAAACATCTCAAATTCTGGAGCCACCAGGGAGTTTGTCGTCATGGTTACAGACGATAGGAAGTTTGTGAAATCATGGACCCCTGACCG GCTATCTGTGGCTCGAAACCGGACATCCCAAGTGCAGATAGACCTGACTACTCCAGTCGGAGCAGAGCTGGGTAGCGTGGTCAGTGTGTGCGTGACTGTCGAGGCTGCGGACAGGAGTGACCTCAACTTTGCTGTTCTGCACCTAAGTGTAGCAGATCCG AATCCTGACCTGCTTCCCCCCTCCTGTATTCAGTCTGTAGTAAGAGACTCCTGCCCCTCTCTCTCACAAAAATCCTGCAGTCAAGCCTCCTGGTCCACCAATCTCCTCTTCAGCGACCAGGGGCACTCTGGGATAGCAGGCATGCAGCTTCAGCAGGGCCAGGGTTTGCTCAACCTCACCGGGGATCCTGGGAAACAAGGGGTGCAACTCCGGAAAGGTCAAGGCAGACTGAACCTAACAGGACTGGACATGGGGGCTGAAGTAGTCGGCACCTACACCTCAAACTGCTGTTCCCTGAAGGCAGAGCTCTTCTTGTGGGATACAGCAGGCAATCAGGGCCTCTGCAGTATCTtagttcaccagcagagggcatcAGGGTATATACACACAGCTTCCAGGATTCAAACTCTGTTTACCATGCTCCTGTTTCATATTGGAGGGCTACTGCTTCAGCTAGTGACCTGA
- the LOC131709104 gene encoding von Willebrand factor A domain-containing protein 7-like isoform X3, producing MSLAWNSHTHQSITEEALLLITRDLFQETPNLQGRTLDPQLFQGSFTASELFKAYYGSQETVSTKQYQQAVSEIVQANAAMDFLSSTRSDPQLHFDSERLKEASAMLQSIRHLAVQSLQAGDESGARHRLGSLLHSLQDFYSHSNWVEMGYRKIHSTLLGNAEEIGPVAPENMQTCRDCDHWTCNDNILEKINKKKLLTSGYYNNDPPKPPGKCSHGGLFDQSRYQSARGGINKDSTSLLFSPHHYLHDEAAHLATMATISVLQDLRDTVGTQAFLRLLNVGAETVLSFVIDTTGSMFDEISAARERAYSIILERRGTIHQPSQYVLVPFHDPDVGPLYRTTDPDQFIDLLGSLSALGGGDEPEMCLTALQLALVNTPPLSEIFVFTDASPKDKHLQNAVEALILHKRSKVTFLLTEDPSRTGGVKTGTGRKRRESLSPDRFSIYTNLSAISGGLTVFSTDKEIQDVSVLIQDNTVSAGVTLLHIEKDSPSLASSYIFYVDPAVKNIIIHISGELMDFTIYDPSGESQYLFNKRGDLAVIECFVGFCRVSLLSPTPGEWRIKIVNRGTIRVNVLGQSTIDFLYHFAVPANGSHPGLSRLEGRPASGVPTFLVLAVTGLSTDSAVTFSHVTLLGANGESLERVTLNATDTGGEFIGEVATLPSQPFSVKMTGNDNEGNIIERASAELNHVAQVLIQVPTAPTLYPGKSAHLWVNISNSGATREFVVMVTDDRKFVKSWTPDRLSVARNRTSQVQIDLTTPVGAELGSVVSVCVTVEAADRSDLNFAVLHLSVADPNPDLLPPSCIQSVVRDSCPSLSQKSCSQASWSTNLLFSDQGHSGIAGMQLQQGQGLLNLTGDPGKQGVQLRKGQGRLNLTGLDMGAEVVGTYTSNCCSLKAELFLWDTAGNQGLCSILVHQQRASGYIHTASRIQTLFTMLLFHIGGLLLQLVT from the exons ATGTCTCTAGCCTGGAATTCACACACCCATCAGAGCATCACAGAGGAAGCCCTTCTCCTGATCACCAGGGATCTCTTTCAAGAAACCCCCAATCTCCAAGGACGTACTCTTGATCCACAGCTATTCCAG GGCAGCTTCACAGCCAGTGAGCTCTTCAAAGCTTACTATGGCAGTCAAGAGACAGTGTCTACAAAACAGTACCAGCAGGCCGTGAGTGAGATTGTCCAGGCCAACGCAGCCATGGACTTCCTGAGCTCCACACGCAGCGACCCGCAGCTGCACTTCGACTCGGAGAGGCTGAAAGAGGCCAGTGCCATGCTGCAGAGCATCCGGCACCTGGCAGTGCAGTCACTCCAGGCTGGGGATGAGAGCGGGGCCCGTCATAGACTGGGCTCCCTGCTGCACTCTCTACAG GATTTTTACAGCCACAGTAACTGGGTGGAAATGGGGTACAGAAAGATCCACTCCACTCTTCTGGGAAACGCAGAGGAAATTGGTCCAGTCGCGCCAG AGAACATGCAGACCTGCAGAGACTGTGATCACTGGACCTGCAACGACAACATTCTGGAGAAAATCAACAAGAAGAAACTACTGACCTCTGGTTACTATAACAACGACCCCCCAAAACCACCAG GTAAATGCAGTCACGGGGGGCTGTTTGACCAGAGCCGATATCAAAGTGCAAGGGGCGGGATCAACAAGGACAGCACCTCCCTCTTGTTCTCGCCGCATCACTATCTCCATGACGAAGCTGCCCACCTCGCTACCATGGCGACTATCAGTGTGCTGCAAGATCTGCGGGACACTGTGGGAACCCAGGCCTTCTTAAG GCTGTTGAACGTGGGTGCGGAGACAGTGCTCAGCTTTGTGATCGACACCACCGGCAGTATGTTTGATGAGATCAGTGCGGCGCGAGAGAGAGCTTACTCAATCATCCTGGAAAGACGAGGAACGATCCATCAGCCTTCCCAGTATGTGCTGGTCCCTTTCCATGACCCAG ATGTGGGGCCGCTGTACAGAACCACAGACCCAGACCAGTTCATAGACCTCCTGGGGAGCTTGAGTGCGCTAGGAGGAGGAGACGAGCCCGAGATGTGCCTTACAGCACTACAG CTTGCGTTAGTGAACACCCCACCTCTCTCTGAAATCTTTGTCTTCACTGATGCCTCTCCCAAAGACAAACATCTCCAAAATGCAGTGGAAGCTCTCATACTGCACAAAAGATCCAAG GTGACCTTCCTGCTCACTGAGGACCCCAGCAGGACTGGAGGAGTGAAAACAGGCACGGGGAGGAAAAGGAGGGAGTCTCTCTCTCCTGATCGGTTCTCAATCTACACCAATTTGTCTGCCATCTCAGGAGGCCTGACTGTCTTCAGTACGGATAAGGAGATACAAGACGTCTCCGTCCTCATTCAGGACAATACTGTCTCCGCTGGG gtaaCTCTGCTTCATATTGAGAAAGATTCCCCCAGTCTCGCATCTTCCTATATCTTCTATGTTGATCCTGCAGTGAAGAACATCATCATTCATATTTCAGGGGAGTTGATGGATTTCACGATCTACGACCCTTCAG GTGAATCCCAGTACCTGTTCAACAAGCGTGGGGATTTAGCAGTGATTGAGTGCTTTGTGGGGTTTTGTAGAGTCAGCCTTCTGTCACCAACCCCCGGCGAGTGGAGGATAAAGATCGTGAATCGGGGCACTATCAGGGTGAATGTCTTAG GCCAAAGCACCATTGACTTCCTGTACCACTTTGCAGTACCAGCCAATGGCAGCCACCCTGGGCTCTCCAGATTGGAAGGCCGACCAGCATCAG GTGTCCCAACCTTTTTGGTGTTGGCAGTCACTGGCTTGTCTACTGACAGCGCTGTGACATTTAGTCATGTGACTCTGCTGGGAGCCAATGGGGAGAGCCTTGAGAGAGTGACGCTCAATGCCACAGACACTGGAGGAGAGTTCATTGGTGAGGTCGCAACATTACCCAGCCAACCCTTCTCTGTGAAAATGACAGGAAATGACAACGAGGGTAACATCATAGAGCGGGCATCTGCAGAACTGAACCATGTGGCACAAGTACTGATCCAA GTCCCCACAGCTCCTACCCTGTATCCTGGGAAAAGTGCCCACCTCTGGGTAAACATCTCAAATTCTGGAGCCACCAGGGAGTTTGTCGTCATGGTTACAGACGATAGGAAGTTTGTGAAATCATGGACCCCTGACCG GCTATCTGTGGCTCGAAACCGGACATCCCAAGTGCAGATAGACCTGACTACTCCAGTCGGAGCAGAGCTGGGTAGCGTGGTCAGTGTGTGCGTGACTGTCGAGGCTGCGGACAGGAGTGACCTCAACTTTGCTGTTCTGCACCTAAGTGTAGCAGATCCG AATCCTGACCTGCTTCCCCCCTCCTGTATTCAGTCTGTAGTAAGAGACTCCTGCCCCTCTCTCTCACAAAAATCCTGCAGTCAAGCCTCCTGGTCCACCAATCTCCTCTTCAGCGACCAGGGGCACTCTGGGATAGCAGGCATGCAGCTTCAGCAGGGCCAGGGTTTGCTCAACCTCACCGGGGATCCTGGGAAACAAGGGGTGCAACTCCGGAAAGGTCAAGGCAGACTGAACCTAACAGGACTGGACATGGGGGCTGAAGTAGTCGGCACCTACACCTCAAACTGCTGTTCCCTGAAGGCAGAGCTCTTCTTGTGGGATACAGCAGGCAATCAGGGCCTCTGCAGTATCTtagttcaccagcagagggcatcAGGGTATATACACACAGCTTCCAGGATTCAAACTCTGTTTACCATGCTCCTGTTTCATATTGGAGGGCTACTGCTTCAGCTAGTGACCTGA
- the LOC131709104 gene encoding von Willebrand factor A domain-containing protein 7-like isoform X2 translates to MRAGPVIDWAPCCTLYRIFTATVTGWKWGTERSTPLFWETQRKLVQSRQNMQTCRDCDHWTCNDNILEKINKKKLLTSGYYNNDPPKPPGKCSHGGLFDQSRYQSARGGINKDSTSLLFSPHHYLHDEAAHLATMATISVLQDLRDTVGTQAFLRLLNVGAETVLSFVIDTTGSMFDEISAARERAYSIILERRGTIHQPSQYVLVPFHDPDVGPLYRTTDPDQFIDLLGSLSALGGGDEPEMCLTALQLALVNTPPLSEIFVFTDASPKDKHLQNAVEALILHKRSKVTFLLTEDPSRTGGVKTGTGRKRRESLSPDRFSIYTNLSAISGGLTVFSTDKEIQDVSVLIQDNTVSAGVTLLHIEKDSPSLASSYIFYVDPAVKNIIIHISGELMDFTIYDPSGESQYLFNKRGDLAVIECFVGFCRVSLLSPTPGEWRIKIVNRGTIRVNVLGQSTIDFLYHFAVPANGSHPGLSRLEGRPASGVPTFLVLAVTGLSTDSAVTFSHVTLLGANGESLERVTLNATDTGGEFIGEVATLPSQPFSVKMTGNDNEGNIIERASAELNHVAQVLIQVPTAPTLYPGKSAHLWVNISNSGATREFVVMVTDDRKFVKSWTPDRLSVARNRTSQVQIDLTTPVGAELGSVVSVCVTVEAADRSDLNFAVLHLSVADPNPDLLPPSCIQSVVRDSCPSLSQKSCSQASWSTNLLFSDQGHSGIAGMQLQQGQGLLNLTGDPGKQGVQLRKGQGRLNLTGLDMGAEVVGTYTSNCCSLKAELFLWDTAGNQGLCSILVHQQRASGYIHTASRIQTLFTMLLFHIGGLLLQLVT, encoded by the exons ATGAGAGCGGGGCCCGTCATAGACTGGGCTCCCTGCTGCACTCTCTACAG GATTTTTACAGCCACAGTAACTGGGTGGAAATGGGGTACAGAAAGATCCACTCCACTCTTCTGGGAAACGCAGAGGAAATTGGTCCAGTCGCGCCAG AACATGCAGACCTGCAGAGACTGTGATCACTGGACCTGCAACGACAACATTCTGGAGAAAATCAACAAGAAGAAACTACTGACCTCTGGTTACTATAACAACGACCCCCCAAAACCACCAG GTAAATGCAGTCACGGGGGGCTGTTTGACCAGAGCCGATATCAAAGTGCAAGGGGCGGGATCAACAAGGACAGCACCTCCCTCTTGTTCTCGCCGCATCACTATCTCCATGACGAAGCTGCCCACCTCGCTACCATGGCGACTATCAGTGTGCTGCAAGATCTGCGGGACACTGTGGGAACCCAGGCCTTCTTAAG GCTGTTGAACGTGGGTGCGGAGACAGTGCTCAGCTTTGTGATCGACACCACCGGCAGTATGTTTGATGAGATCAGTGCGGCGCGAGAGAGAGCTTACTCAATCATCCTGGAAAGACGAGGAACGATCCATCAGCCTTCCCAGTATGTGCTGGTCCCTTTCCATGACCCAG ATGTGGGGCCGCTGTACAGAACCACAGACCCAGACCAGTTCATAGACCTCCTGGGGAGCTTGAGTGCGCTAGGAGGAGGAGACGAGCCCGAGATGTGCCTTACAGCACTACAG CTTGCGTTAGTGAACACCCCACCTCTCTCTGAAATCTTTGTCTTCACTGATGCCTCTCCCAAAGACAAACATCTCCAAAATGCAGTGGAAGCTCTCATACTGCACAAAAGATCCAAG GTGACCTTCCTGCTCACTGAGGACCCCAGCAGGACTGGAGGAGTGAAAACAGGCACGGGGAGGAAAAGGAGGGAGTCTCTCTCTCCTGATCGGTTCTCAATCTACACCAATTTGTCTGCCATCTCAGGAGGCCTGACTGTCTTCAGTACGGATAAGGAGATACAAGACGTCTCCGTCCTCATTCAGGACAATACTGTCTCCGCTGGG gtaaCTCTGCTTCATATTGAGAAAGATTCCCCCAGTCTCGCATCTTCCTATATCTTCTATGTTGATCCTGCAGTGAAGAACATCATCATTCATATTTCAGGGGAGTTGATGGATTTCACGATCTACGACCCTTCAG GTGAATCCCAGTACCTGTTCAACAAGCGTGGGGATTTAGCAGTGATTGAGTGCTTTGTGGGGTTTTGTAGAGTCAGCCTTCTGTCACCAACCCCCGGCGAGTGGAGGATAAAGATCGTGAATCGGGGCACTATCAGGGTGAATGTCTTAG GCCAAAGCACCATTGACTTCCTGTACCACTTTGCAGTACCAGCCAATGGCAGCCACCCTGGGCTCTCCAGATTGGAAGGCCGACCAGCATCAG GTGTCCCAACCTTTTTGGTGTTGGCAGTCACTGGCTTGTCTACTGACAGCGCTGTGACATTTAGTCATGTGACTCTGCTGGGAGCCAATGGGGAGAGCCTTGAGAGAGTGACGCTCAATGCCACAGACACTGGAGGAGAGTTCATTGGTGAGGTCGCAACATTACCCAGCCAACCCTTCTCTGTGAAAATGACAGGAAATGACAACGAGGGTAACATCATAGAGCGGGCATCTGCAGAACTGAACCATGTGGCACAAGTACTGATCCAA GTCCCCACAGCTCCTACCCTGTATCCTGGGAAAAGTGCCCACCTCTGGGTAAACATCTCAAATTCTGGAGCCACCAGGGAGTTTGTCGTCATGGTTACAGACGATAGGAAGTTTGTGAAATCATGGACCCCTGACCG GCTATCTGTGGCTCGAAACCGGACATCCCAAGTGCAGATAGACCTGACTACTCCAGTCGGAGCAGAGCTGGGTAGCGTGGTCAGTGTGTGCGTGACTGTCGAGGCTGCGGACAGGAGTGACCTCAACTTTGCTGTTCTGCACCTAAGTGTAGCAGATCCG AATCCTGACCTGCTTCCCCCCTCCTGTATTCAGTCTGTAGTAAGAGACTCCTGCCCCTCTCTCTCACAAAAATCCTGCAGTCAAGCCTCCTGGTCCACCAATCTCCTCTTCAGCGACCAGGGGCACTCTGGGATAGCAGGCATGCAGCTTCAGCAGGGCCAGGGTTTGCTCAACCTCACCGGGGATCCTGGGAAACAAGGGGTGCAACTCCGGAAAGGTCAAGGCAGACTGAACCTAACAGGACTGGACATGGGGGCTGAAGTAGTCGGCACCTACACCTCAAACTGCTGTTCCCTGAAGGCAGAGCTCTTCTTGTGGGATACAGCAGGCAATCAGGGCCTCTGCAGTATCTtagttcaccagcagagggcatcAGGGTATATACACACAGCTTCCAGGATTCAAACTCTGTTTACCATGCTCCTGTTTCATATTGGAGGGCTACTGCTTCAGCTAGTGACCTGA
- the LOC117433555 gene encoding macrophage mannose receptor 1-like, with product MWRLFLFLVAAFASFGSLAGCPNRRYHIVTVDMDWYTALQHCKSLNMELVSILNAEEQEAVFRIYSRVGSDMWIGLKKDFQSNFKWSSNDLPSYQKWASGQPDNSKHCGTMTSSGEWKTLTCTDNKNFICVAGPSALCDQREYVLVNTPLNQQAALSYCRQYHTDLVSITSKDVFLDIEQLTTKNTEQDHWIGLRKNTSTGSWFWENGETFNYTYWKSDEPKNELCTILKTNGNDFENWIVNNCDNQKSFICYKDNSTAVESSSQSSSTAKTPGNISAAVTPFFQASTETENNSTAVESSSQSYSTAKTPGNTLAPVTPFYQAPTETENAVQTTNQSADVSVTIEHTSSLTPTENISVPEELHLISDSMVWPEAWQYCRDHYTDLVSLTSLAVQNRVSELVRNSTASRFWIGLHRTVVYDKWYWVAGNDKRAPLNYTNWAPGEPNNPYYEHCGEMVLGEDGGAEWNDLCCYEKLPFICFKEL from the exons ATGTGGAGGCTGTTTCTCTTCCTTGTGGCTG CCTTTGCCTCGTTTGGGAGTCTCGCTGGCTGTCCTAACAGAAGATACCACATTGTCACTGTTGACATGGACTGGTATACAGCTTTGCAACACTGCAAAAGTCTGAACATGGAGCTGGTGAGCATTCTGAATGCAGAGGAGCAAGAGGCCGTATTTCGCATCTATTCTCGTGTCGGCTCTGATATGTGGATTGGGTTGAAAAAAGACTTCCAAAGCAATTTCAAATGGTCCTCAAATGACCTCCCTAGCTATCAGAAATGGGCATCAGGGCAACCAGATAACTCTAAGCACTGTGGCACCATGACATCATCTGGAGAGTGGAAAACCTTGACCTGTACAGATAATAAAAATTTCATTTGTGTTGCAG gaCCATCTGCACTGTGTGATCAGAGGGAATATGTCTTAGTTAACACACCTTTAAACCAGCAGGCAGCCTTATCCTACTGCAGACAATATCACACTGACTTGGTGAGCATCACCAGCAAAGACGTCTTTCTAGACATCGAACAGCTGACAACCAAAAACACTGAGCAGGACCACTGGATCGGACTGAGAAAGAATACATCCACCGGTTCCTGGTTCTGGGAGAATGGGGAAACTTTCAACTATACATATTGGAAATCAGACGAACCGAAAAACGAATTGTGCACTATATTAAAAACCAATGGAAATGATTTTGAGAACTGGATCGTGAATAATTGTGACAATCAGAAATCCTTTATCTGTTATAAAG ACAACTCCACTGCTGTTGAATCCTCTTCTCAGAGCTCCAGTACTGCAAAGACACCAGGCAACATCTCGGCTGCAGTGACACCATTCTTTCAGGCATCAACAGAAACAGAGA ACAACTCCACTGCTGTTGAATCCTCCTCTCAGAGCTACAGTACTGCAAAGACACCAGGCAACACCTTGGCTCCAGTGACACCATTCTATCAGGCACCAACAGAAACAGAGA atGCTGTTCAAACCACCAATCAGAGTGCCGACGTTTCCGTGACAATAGAACACACATCATCTCTGACACCAACAGAAA ATATTTCAGTCCCTGAGGAGCTCCACCTGATCTCTGACAGTATGGTCTGGCCGGAGGCTTGGCAGTACTGCAGGGATCACTACACTGACCTAGTGAGCCTCACAAGCCTGGCTGTACAGAACAGAGTGTCGGAGCTCGTCAGGAACAGCACTGCGTCGCGATTCTGGATCGGCCTGCACAGAACCGTGGTGTATGATAAATGGTACTGGGTTGCTGGTAACGATAAGAGGGCCCCCCTAAACTACACTAACTGGGCCCCTGGGGAGCCCAACAATCCTTACTATGAGCACTGCGGGGAGATGGTGCTGGGGGAGGATGGGGGGGCCGAGTGGAATGATCTGTGCTGCTATGAAAAGCTTCCCTTTATCTGTTTCAAAG AGCTCTAA